The following coding sequences are from one bacterium window:
- a CDS encoding carbon monoxide dehydrogenase, which produces MKDKNFNIAIAGKGGTGKTTFAGLIIKYLTKNKLTPILAIDADANANLNEVLGVKATKSVGAVREESLKEIKNFPSGMSKEAYLELCFQEIVVESKEFDLIVMGCPEGPGCYCYSNHVFRKYIDILMENYKVTVMDNEAGMEHLSRRTTKDVDILFIVTDLSMRGLRSAVKIRDLTSELKLNIKDVKLVINKATEDLVPEFYDFIAENNLKLAGIIPSDDLIFEYDLKGRPIFNLSDNSKAVVAVENIIKNNI; this is translated from the coding sequence ATGAAAGACAAGAACTTTAATATAGCTATTGCTGGAAAAGGAGGAACAGGGAAAACAACTTTTGCCGGGTTAATTATTAAGTATTTAACAAAGAATAAACTTACCCCCATCTTAGCTATAGATGCAGATGCCAATGCTAATTTAAACGAAGTCTTAGGAGTAAAAGCAACAAAGAGCGTAGGTGCTGTCCGAGAAGAATCTTTAAAAGAGATAAAGAATTTTCCTTCTGGCATGAGTAAAGAGGCTTATTTGGAGCTTTGTTTTCAAGAAATAGTTGTAGAATCTAAGGAATTTGACTTAATTGTGATGGGGTGTCCAGAAGGACCTGGTTGTTATTGTTATTCTAATCATGTATTTCGTAAATATATCGATATTTTAATGGAAAACTATAAAGTTACGGTTATGGATAACGAAGCAGGTATGGAGCATTTAAGCAGGCGGACGACGAAAGATGTAGATATACTATTTATTGTTACTGATTTAAGCATGAGAGGACTTCGGTCTGCTGTCAAGATTAGAGATTTAACATCTGAGTTAAAGTTAAATATTAAGGATGTAAAGTTAGTGATAAATAAAGCGACAGAAGATCTAGTTCCTGAATTCTATGATTTTATAGCAGAGAATAACTTAAAGTTAGCTGGCATAATACCTTCAGATGATTTAATCTTTGAATATGATTTAAAAGGAAGACCAATCTTTAATTTATCAGATAATAGTAAAGCTGTAGTAGCTGTAGAAAATATAATTAAGAATAATATCTAA
- the folD gene encoding bifunctional methylenetetrahydrofolate dehydrogenase/methenyltetrahydrofolate cyclohydrolase FolD, whose protein sequence is MGAKILSGSEIAKEIREELKKEVEDLKNKGVIPGLATILIGSDPASQVYVGQKTKTCHNLGIFSDQYTLPAETNEEELLSLINKLNNDPKIDGILTQLPLPKQINELKVLNVISPEKDVDGFHPINVGKFFTVKDFNEMMEKNLFLPCTPHGIIEILKRSNLEISGKEAVVVGRSNIVGKPIAMLLLANNATVTVCHSKTSDLPAVCRRADILIAAIGKAKFVTADMVKEGSCVIDVGVNRTKDGLVGDVDFEKVTEVAGSITPVPGGVGPMTITMLMVNVVKSAKKRLI, encoded by the coding sequence ATGGGAGCTAAAATTTTATCAGGAAGTGAGATTGCTAAAGAGATTAGAGAAGAACTAAAGAAAGAGGTTGAAGATTTAAAGAATAAAGGAGTTATCCCTGGTCTGGCCACTATCTTAATAGGGAGTGATCCTGCTTCGCAGGTTTATGTAGGGCAAAAGACTAAAACCTGCCATAATTTGGGAATATTTTCTGACCAATATACTTTACCTGCCGAGACCAACGAAGAAGAACTCCTTTCCTTGATTAATAAATTAAATAATGATCCCAAGATAGATGGAATTCTAACCCAGCTTCCTTTGCCTAAGCAAATTAACGAGCTAAAAGTCTTAAATGTTATTTCTCCAGAAAAAGATGTCGATGGTTTTCACCCTATAAATGTTGGTAAATTCTTTACAGTCAAAGATTTTAATGAAATGATGGAGAAAAATTTATTTTTACCTTGTACTCCTCATGGAATTATAGAAATTCTCAAGAGAAGTAATCTTGAAATTAGTGGAAAAGAAGCCGTAGTGGTAGGTAGAAGTAATATTGTCGGCAAACCTATTGCCATGCTTCTTTTAGCTAATAATGCAACGGTAACTGTTTGCCATAGTAAAACATCTGACCTGCCTGCTGTTTGCAGAAGGGCTGATATTTTAATTGCGGCCATTGGAAAAGCGAAGTTTGTTACCGCTGATATGGTCAAGGAAGGTTCTTGTGTTATTGATGTAGGTGTCAACAGAACTAAAGATGGTTTGGTTGGAGATGTAGACTTTGAAAAAGTAACTGAGGTAGCCGGCAGCATTACTCCTGTTCCAGGGGGAGTAGGTCCGATGACTATTACCATGCTCATGGTAAATGTGGTTAAGTCAGCAAAAAAGAGATTAATATAA
- a CDS encoding acetyl-CoA decarbonylase/synthase complex subunit delta encodes MSLNIPLENYTGSIREVAVGIGDKIVKMGGESTLAFYNFEGKIINKPLVALGICDVKPSNWPKALIEPYQDCLDNPVAWAKKCEEEYQAELICIELIGTDPSGENKTPEEAAEVVKNITENIKVPLIVYGCGKGEKDTVVLKKVAEVCQGKNLLLGPSKEDNYRSIGAACLGYKHNIIAETPIDVNLAKQLNILLNNLGVPLENMVIDPSTGALGYGLEYTYSVIERDRLSALTQNDDKMQLPIISNLGRESWKTKESRISEEEQPLYGDAAKRGIMWEAIGAISLFLAGANIVVMRHPKAASLVKLVINELF; translated from the coding sequence ATGTCTTTGAATATTCCATTAGAAAACTATACTGGAAGCATTAGGGAAGTTGCCGTGGGAATTGGAGATAAGATTGTTAAGATGGGGGGAGAATCTACTTTAGCTTTTTATAACTTTGAGGGTAAAATTATAAATAAACCTTTAGTAGCTTTAGGAATATGCGATGTTAAGCCTTCTAATTGGCCTAAAGCCTTAATAGAGCCTTATCAAGATTGCTTAGATAATCCTGTTGCTTGGGCAAAGAAATGCGAAGAAGAATACCAAGCTGAGTTAATCTGCATAGAGCTGATAGGAACAGATCCCAGTGGAGAAAATAAGACTCCTGAAGAAGCAGCAGAAGTAGTTAAGAATATTACTGAAAATATTAAGGTCCCTTTAATTGTATATGGATGTGGAAAAGGAGAGAAGGATACAGTTGTCCTTAAAAAAGTAGCTGAAGTTTGCCAAGGAAAGAATCTCCTCCTTGGTCCTTCTAAGGAAGATAACTATCGGTCTATTGGTGCGGCTTGCTTAGGTTATAAGCATAATATTATAGCTGAAACTCCTATTGATGTTAATTTAGCTAAACAACTAAATATTCTCTTGAATAATTTGGGAGTTCCTTTAGAAAATATGGTTATTGATCCAAGCACCGGAGCTTTAGGCTACGGGTTAGAATATACTTATTCAGTCATAGAAAGAGATCGACTCTCTGCTTTGACCCAAAACGACGATAAGATGCAACTGCCTATTATCAGTAATTTAGGTCGAGAATCTTGGAAAACCAAGGAATCAAGGATTAGCGAAGAAGAGCAACCTTTATATGGAGATGCTGCTAAACGAGGTATTATGTGGGAGGCAATTGGAGCGATAAGTTTATTCTTAGCCGGAGCAAATATTGTTGTGATGAGGCATCCAAAGGCAGCTTCCTTAGTAAAATTAGTCATAAATGAACTTTTTTAA